In a genomic window of Saccharothrix sp. HUAS TT1:
- a CDS encoding ABC transporter ATP-binding protein, producing the protein MAATMLAMMCGLGIPLITQQIVDGPIANRDLGALPLLIGLIVVLGCAEAALFYLRRKLIAGPASDVEARMRAELYHHLQDLQVSFHDRYQSGQLLSRATTDLTQVRRFVGFAVIFLVVNSLVVVAGLGVLFWLAPALGVIVLACTLPLVALSYLFESKFKVVARRAQDQSGDLTTVVEESVLGIRVLKAFGRGPHLTRRFIRQARELRDTEIAKVRIFAALWAVLIVLPELGIAGQLAFGSVGIANGTITVGTLVAAITVSAYLRWPVDSIGWLLAETNSTASALERYFEVIDTEVTVTNPADPTPLPSPTRGHVRFEGVRYRHPGAEHEVLRGVDLDLRPGETVALVGATGSGKTTVTALVPRLADVTAGRVTLDGVDVRELDLGELRRVVGTAFEEPILFSASVTENVALGAKDVSEDRVREALGVARAEGFTEALPWGLDTRIGEQGLSLSGGQRQRLALARAVAGHPAVLVLDDPLSALDVHTEAEVEAALRRVLKGVTALVVAHRPSTVQLADRVAMLVDGRIAATGTHAQLLADNEEYRNLLSTMEDEGVAA; encoded by the coding sequence ATGGCCGCCACCATGCTCGCGATGATGTGCGGGCTGGGCATCCCGCTCATCACCCAACAGATCGTCGACGGCCCGATCGCGAACCGCGACCTGGGCGCGTTGCCGCTGCTCATCGGCCTGATCGTGGTGCTCGGCTGCGCCGAGGCCGCGCTGTTCTACCTGCGTCGCAAGCTGATCGCCGGACCAGCCTCCGACGTCGAGGCCCGGATGCGGGCCGAGCTGTACCACCACCTCCAGGACCTCCAGGTCTCCTTCCACGACCGCTACCAGTCGGGCCAGCTCCTGTCCCGCGCCACCACGGACCTGACCCAGGTGCGCCGGTTCGTCGGCTTCGCCGTCATCTTCCTGGTGGTCAACAGCCTGGTCGTGGTGGCCGGCCTCGGCGTGCTGTTCTGGCTCGCGCCCGCGCTGGGCGTGATCGTGCTGGCCTGCACGCTGCCCCTGGTGGCGCTCTCCTACCTCTTCGAGTCGAAGTTCAAGGTCGTGGCGCGCCGCGCGCAGGACCAGTCCGGCGACCTGACCACCGTGGTCGAGGAGTCGGTCCTGGGCATCCGGGTGCTCAAGGCGTTCGGCCGCGGACCGCACCTGACCAGGCGCTTCATCCGGCAGGCCAGGGAGCTGCGGGACACCGAGATCGCCAAGGTGCGGATCTTCGCCGCGCTCTGGGCCGTCCTGATCGTGCTGCCCGAGCTGGGCATCGCCGGGCAGCTGGCGTTCGGCTCGGTCGGCATCGCCAACGGCACGATCACCGTCGGCACGCTCGTCGCCGCCATCACGGTGAGCGCCTACCTGCGCTGGCCGGTCGACTCGATCGGGTGGTTGTTGGCGGAGACGAACTCGACCGCGTCGGCGTTGGAGCGGTACTTCGAGGTGATCGACACCGAGGTCACCGTCACCAACCCGGCCGACCCGACGCCGCTGCCCTCGCCGACCAGGGGGCACGTGCGGTTCGAGGGCGTCCGCTACCGGCACCCCGGCGCCGAGCACGAGGTGCTGCGCGGCGTCGACCTCGACCTCAGACCGGGTGAGACGGTGGCCCTCGTCGGCGCGACCGGCTCGGGCAAGACGACCGTCACCGCGCTCGTGCCGCGGCTGGCGGACGTCACCGCGGGCCGGGTCACGCTCGACGGCGTCGACGTGCGCGAACTCGACCTGGGCGAGCTGCGCCGGGTCGTCGGCACGGCGTTCGAGGAGCCGATCCTGTTCTCCGCGAGCGTCACCGAGAACGTGGCGCTGGGCGCGAAGGACGTGAGCGAGGACCGGGTCCGCGAGGCGCTGGGGGTGGCGCGGGCCGAGGGGTTCACCGAGGCGCTGCCGTGGGGCCTGGACACCCGGATCGGCGAGCAGGGCCTGTCGCTGTCCGGCGGTCAGCGGCAACGCCTGGCGCTGGCCCGCGCGGTGGCCGGGCACCCGGCCGTCCTGGTCCTGGACGACCCGCTGTCCGCGCTGGACGTGCACACCGAGGCCGAGGTGGAGGCCGCGCTGCGCCGCGTGCTCAAGGGCGTGACGGCGCTGGTCGTCGCGCACCGCCCGAGCACCGTGCAGCTCGCCGACCGGGTGGCGATGCTGGTCGACGGCCGGATCGCGGCCACCGGCACGCACGCGCAACTGCTGGCGGACAACGAGGAGTACCGCAACCTCCTGTCCACGATGGAGGACGAAGGGGTGGCGGCGTGA